In one window of Anser cygnoides isolate HZ-2024a breed goose chromosome 3, Taihu_goose_T2T_genome, whole genome shotgun sequence DNA:
- the RAD51AP2 gene encoding RAD51-associated protein 2 isoform X2, with protein MKHFELLPIGSRRSGLHGDWVAQRTASTSTQLIFLSMENTCTQTFLSVSQYQTEYYLHPKCDKTESNQENIEEEEQQKLEQSICCVNRYQTPPNEPVYLSERQNSWALEKESCDRARKTCVREFSHFQTCNSKRLPCRVLENNLSTKRQSPENEDQNIVQDDISLDVYGQPLETEFCNVWSATNTCKNLQVLNPIQVLQDNNIEQNKIKDDNELKQNCSVTPLNRDLFQMEMLSHRSVSDKRWRQYQLLQVPFLCGTSSMLSQIEHKKNIFLEKVCSTENKDYYNNGHQTTTERDNKEKYNSYVIPTSKPFKSIEPLEIPNFLMKENTFHFPSISDKIKNKMPSTKLKEMDGKTPKDLPSLMPSKQICAVQKISEIGNQNLQNGENIVKASSAGSECKEKNYQSVSKQEYSAWAEEDKASATYFRGINTDIECNLIFVESDFKDKMLEKSDGEDDQKSRIHIYISAKKVQNKKVISSMDILKGLGRKNSHNRVTFNIQKSILAATEALEKNKLDIHHGLRNSNADIRLYEAASKLSTEEILDFKRYLTKNIVFESNCTPIVVQNFPDKKVSFNIVRGKKWFKLRFSFQNLLFGAFRTWAESLHKNMPKCQADGILHCFHFCKTLNNQCYTQELVKRNISRSHNNKTCIYLLAIVSKHLKLKLQKTILASFFNKKKALLPTEGKFMRVEKHPSCGRKQVQLSSCTDSNLRQNTDFYKKYETYPGIVKSKFVNTISFELHNECQRRHFSRTSGDEKSTFINRGTIFHNQKRGLPRGRCIRKDHLLSRGSERFLSTYLKSVSHKKDMKKQILISKCLILLQGNCDCSSLEKIFCSKVTKMQYLIRANLRFLTYLPAYSQLKFEKVNYKCSNQQILVTTIKQAKNVLKKMFISCFHRERLIALPCVLNDNEKHKTTGFRNCIKSTNEVIYKRKKYLDTFSYVKADNQEYFKTKKLQISLHNFMSKKTLPIFDTYKKIPLNNDSEDFDQLLLVNQYNSVKKMTTEENTISSSENIDNLSDKSKDVLALPEQSKTTMEKCCSLLLQDSQTKKPEYCKEIDACSLHVANEKKIVDFPNAYLSSGNIFVSSISGYQSITSPLHSSTLISKDGVVSDDGRCRSCLSAEKQNRYERIHATMHDLSTGSPTVTDIYFQLQAKETVYFSLQGHTQTNKAVSLEAATWKQHLEYVKQEEISDEQMHVTNESQCESVMNDLIMSYSEDESKTFIAAEEKLKMHLSVMNNGCLEDIKDEYLPSENKITYEFELKRKFDLVLEELRMFHEISKGNENNLSSVETNSHNNYRALNNSEGIDENVESVYEKKTCVSSPVCGTIEGQNITDSDESSFNEKISHENEDQEAPKEYCISGLLGEELIHSPVAEGYFLSHEVARVQPLKTCKGPIRIGLSRKARPQKLHPYLK; from the exons ATGAAACATTTTGAGCTCCTTCCCATTGGCTCTCGGAGGTCAGGTCTGCACGGTGACTGGGTTGCTCAGAG gactgcctccacaAGTACACAGCTCATTTTTCTGAGCATGGAAAACACATGTACtcaaacatttttatctgtatCACAATATCAAACCGAATACTACTTACATCCAAAGTGTGATAAAACAGAAAGTAATCAAGAAAACatagaggaagaggagcagcaaaAGTTAGAACAAAGCATCTGCTGTGTTAACAGGTATCAGACACCACCAAATGAGCCTGTATATTTatcagaaagacaaaacagcTGGGCATTAGAAAAGGAAAGTTGTGATAGAGCAAGAAAAACTTGTGTGAGagaattttcccattttcaaaCTTGTAATAGTAAAAGATTACCATGTAGAGTATTAGAAAATAACCTGTCCACCAAAAGACAGAGTCCTGAAAATGAAGATCAAAATATTGTACAAGATGACATTTCTTTGGATGTGTATGGGCAGCCTCTTGAAACAGAGTTTTGCAATGTGTGGAGTGCTACTAACACATGCAAAAATCTACAGGTACTAAATCCCATCCAAGTGCTTCAGGACAACAAtatagaacaaaataaaataaaagatgataaTGAACTTAAACAAAATTGTTCAGTTACACCTTTAAACAGAGATTTATTTCAGATGGAAATGTTAAGTCATAGGTCTGTCTCTGATAAAAGGTGGAGACAATATCAACTTCTGCAAGTTCCATTTTTATGTGGTACCAGTTCTATGCTTTCACAGATagaacacaagaaaaatatttttttagaaaaagtatgcagtacagaaaacaaagattattACAATAATGGTCATCAAACTACTACAGAAAgagataataaagaaaaatacaattcatATGTAATTCCAACATCAAAACCTTTTAAAAGTATAGAGCCACTGGAAATTCccaattttttaatgaaagaaaacacatttcattttcctagtatttcagataaaataaagaataaaatgccATCAACTAAATTGAAGGAGATGGATGGGAAAACTCCTAAAGACCTACCATCTTTGATGCCATCTAAACAGATATGTGCTGTGCAAAAAATATCTGAGATAGGGAACCAAAATCTGCAAAATGGTGAAAACATTGTAAAAGCATCATCTGCTGGTTCtgaatgtaaagaaaagaattacCAGTCGGTTAGCAAACAAGAGTACAGTGCTTGGGCGGAAGAAGACAAAGCATCTGCAACTTATTTCAGAGGTATCAACACAGATATTGAATGTAATCTAATATTTGttgaaagtgattttaaagataAGATGCTAGAGAAATCAGATGGTGAAGATGACCAGAAGTCAAGGATCCACATTTACATTAGTGCTAAAAAAGTTCAGAACAAGAAAGTTATCAGCAGTATGGATATTTTGAAGGGATTGGGGAGGAAGAACAGTCATAACAGGGTAACATTTAATATACAGAAAAGCATTCTAGCAGCAACAGAAGcattagagaaaaataagttaGACATTCACCATGGTCTGCGTAATTCCAATGCTGATATTAGATTGTATGAAGCAGCATCAAAACTATCTACAGAAGAAATACTTGATTTCAAAAGATATTTAACTAAAAACATTGTATTTGAAAGTAATTGTACTCCCATTGTTGTGCAGAATTTTCCAGATAAAAAAGTGAGTTTCAATATAGTGAGGGGAAAGAAATGGTTTAAATTAAGGTTTTCGTTTCAAAACTTGTTATTTGGAGCATTCAGGACATGGGCTGAATCTTTACATAAAAATATGCCCAAGTGTCAGGCTGATGGTATTCTacattgctttcatttctgtaaaacatTAAACAACCAGTGTTATACTCAAGAGTTAGTAAAGCGCAATATCAGTAGGAGCCACAACAAtaaaacatgcatttatttGCTGGCAATTGTTTCAAAGCATCTGAAGCTGAAACTACAAAAGACAattcttgcttcctttttcaATAAGAAGAAAGCTTTATTACCAACTGAAGGGAAGTTCATGCGAGTGGAGAAACATCCTTCATGTGGCAGAAAGCAAGTGCAGTTAAGTTCATGCACAGATAGTAATCTGAGGCAAAACACAgacttttataaaaaatatgaaacttaTCCAGGCATTGTAAAATCTAAATTTGTGAATACCATTAGTTTTGAATTGCATAATGAATGCCAGAGAAGACATTTTTCTAGAACTTCAGGTGATGAAAAGTCCACTTTCATAAACAGAGGGACCATCTTTCATAACCAAAAAAGAGGATTACCTAGGGGAAGATGTATCAGAAAGGACCACCTCTTGTCCAGAGGGAGTGAAAGATTTCTCAGCACCTATTTGAAGTCTGTAAGTCACAAAAAGGatatgaaaaagcaaattttaatttctaaatgcCTTATTTTGCTGCAGGGCAATTGTGATTGTTCTTCACTAGAGAAGATATTTTGCTCCAAAGTCACAAAAATGCAGTATCTGATAAGAGCAAATCTTAGATTTTTGACTTACCTTCCTGCTTATTCACAACTTAAATTTGAAAAGGTAAATTATAAATGTTCAAATCAGCAAATATTAGTAACTACAATAAAACAGGCAAAGAACGTATTGAAGAAAATGTTCATCAGCTGCTTTCATAGAGAAAGACTTATAGCTTTACCTTGTGTTTTAAATGACaatgaaaaacataaaacaactgGATTTAGAAATTGTATAAAGTCTACAAATGAAGTTATATATAAGAGGAAGAAATACTTGGATACTTTTAGTTATGTAAAAGCTGATAaccaggaatattttaaaaccaaaaagttACAAATAAGTTTGCATAATTTCATGTCTAAAAAAACTCTTCCAATTTTtgacacatacaaaaaaattcCGCTTAATAATGATTCTGAAGACTTTGACCAGCTCCTGCTTGTAAATCAATATAATTCTGTCAAAAAAATGACTACTGAGGAAAACACTATCAGTAGTTCAGAAAACATTGATAATTTGTCTGATAAATCAAAAGATGTTTTAGCTTTACCTGAGCAGTCAAAAACAACTATGGAAAAATGTTGTTCTCTCTTGTTACAAGACAGTcaaacaaagaaacctgaaTATTGCAAAGAAATAGATGCATGCAGCTTACATGTagccaatgaaaaaaaaattgtagatTTTCCAAATGCTTATTTAAGTTCTGGAAATATATTTGTTAGTTCCATAAGTGGTTATCAGTCTATCACTTCACCACTGCATAGCAGCACTTTAATCAGTAAAGATGGAGTAGTAAGTGATGATGGACGCTGCAGGAGTTGCTTaagtgcagaaaaacaaaaccgaTATGAAAGAATTCATGCCACTATGCACGATCTATCCACAGGAAGTCCTACTGTAACAGATATATACTTCCAATTACAGGCTAAAGaaacagtgtatttttctttacaaggaCATACTCAGACAAATAAGGCTGTCAGTTTAGAGGCAGCAACTTGGAAACAACATCTTGAATATGTAAAACAGGAAGAGATAAGTGATGAACAAATGCATGTAACTAATGAAAGTCAATGTGAGAGTGTAATGAATGACTTGATTATGTCATATTCAGAAGATGAATCTAAAACATTCAttgctgcagaagagaaattaaaaatgcatttatctgTAATGAACAATGGATGTCTTGAAGACATAAAAGATGAGTATTTACCTTcggaaaataaaatcacatatGAATTTGAACTGAAGAGGAAATTTGATTTAGTGCTAGAAGAGCTACGTATGTTTCATGAAATTAGCAAGGGAAACGAAAACAATTTATCTAGTGTGGAAACAAACTCACATAACAATTATCGTGCGTTAAATAATTCTGAGGGGATAGATGAAAATGTGGAAAgtgtttatgaaaagaaaacatgtgtTTCTTCTCCAGTCTGTGGTACTATAGAAGGGCAAAACATAACTGACAGTGATGAAAgttcatttaatgaaaaaatatcacaTGAAAATGAAGACCAAGAAGCACCTAAGGAGTATTGCATTTCAGGACTGCTAGGTGAAGAATTGATACATTCACCTGTTGCAGAAG GATACTTTCTGTCACATGAAGTTGCAAGAGTACAGCCTCTTAAAACATGCAAGGGCCCCATCAGGATTGGTCTGTCAAGAAAAGCTAGACCCCAGAAGCTTCATCCTTACCTGAAATGA
- the RAD51AP2 gene encoding RAD51-associated protein 2 isoform X1 yields MKHFELLPIGSRRSGLHGDWVAQRTASTSTQLIFLSMENTCTQTFLSVSQYQTEYYLHPKCDKTESNQENIEEEEQQKLEQSICCVNRYQTPPNEPVYLSERQNSWALEKESCDRARKTCVREFSHFQTCNSKRLPCRVLENNLSTKRQSPENEDQNIVQDDISLDVYGQPLETEFCNVWSATNTCKNLQVLNPIQVLQDNNIEQNKIKDDNELKQNCSVTPLNRDLFQMEMLSHRSVSDKRWRQYQLLQVPFLCGTSSMLSQIEHKKNIFLEKVCSTENKDYYNNGHQTTTERDNKEKYNSYVIPTSKPFKSIEPLEIPNFLMKENTFHFPSISDKIKNKMPSTKLKEMDGKTPKDLPSLMPSKQICAVQKISEIGNQNLQNGENIVKASSAGSECKEKNYQSVSKQEYSAWAEEDKASATYFRGINTDIECNLIFVESDFKDKMLEKSDGEDDQKSRIHIYISAKKVQNKKVISSMDILKGLGRKNSHNRVTFNIQKSILAATEALEKNKLDIHHGLRNSNADIRLYEAASKLSTEEILDFKRYLTKNIVFESNCTPIVVQNFPDKKVSFNIVRGKKWFKLRFSFQNLLFGAFRTWAESLHKNMPKCQADGILHCFHFCKTLNNQCYTQELVKRNISRSHNNKTCIYLLAIVSKHLKLKLQKTILASFFNKKKALLPTEGKFMRVEKHPSCGRKQVQLSSCTDSNLRQNTDFYKKYETYPGIVKSKFVNTISFELHNECQRRHFSRTSGDEKSTFINRGTIFHNQKRGLPRGRCIRKDHLLSRGSERFLSTYLKSVSHKKDMKKQILISKCLILLQGNCDCSSLEKIFCSKVTKMQYLIRANLRFLTYLPAYSQLKFEKVNYKCSNQQILVTTIKQAKNVLKKMFISCFHRERLIALPCVLNDNEKHKTTGFRNCIKSTNEVIYKRKKYLDTFSYVKADNQEYFKTKKLQISLHNFMSKKTLPIFDTYKKIPLNNDSEDFDQLLLVNQYNSVKKMTTEENTISSSENIDNLSDKSKDVLALPEQSKTTMEKCCSLLLQDSQTKKPEYCKEIDACSLHVANEKKIVDFPNAYLSSGNIFVSSISGYQSITSPLHSSTLISKDGVVSDDGRCRSCLSAEKQNRYERIHATMHDLSTGSPTVTDIYFQLQAKETVYFSLQGHTQTNKAVSLEAATWKQHLEYVKQEEISDEQMHVTNESQCESVMNDLIMSYSEDESKTFIAAEEKLKMHLSVMNNGCLEDIKDEYLPSENKITYEFELKRKFDLVLEELRMFHEISKGNENNLSSVETNSHNNYRALNNSEGIDENVESVYEKKTCVSSPVCGTIEGQNITDSDESSFNEKISHENEDQEAPKEYCISGLLGEELIHSPVAEGEFDSVHKMPYTWDPAFLSCMLSREQNYNLQKEGGYFLSHEVARVQPLKTCKGPIRIGLSRKARPQKLHPYLK; encoded by the exons ATGAAACATTTTGAGCTCCTTCCCATTGGCTCTCGGAGGTCAGGTCTGCACGGTGACTGGGTTGCTCAGAG gactgcctccacaAGTACACAGCTCATTTTTCTGAGCATGGAAAACACATGTACtcaaacatttttatctgtatCACAATATCAAACCGAATACTACTTACATCCAAAGTGTGATAAAACAGAAAGTAATCAAGAAAACatagaggaagaggagcagcaaaAGTTAGAACAAAGCATCTGCTGTGTTAACAGGTATCAGACACCACCAAATGAGCCTGTATATTTatcagaaagacaaaacagcTGGGCATTAGAAAAGGAAAGTTGTGATAGAGCAAGAAAAACTTGTGTGAGagaattttcccattttcaaaCTTGTAATAGTAAAAGATTACCATGTAGAGTATTAGAAAATAACCTGTCCACCAAAAGACAGAGTCCTGAAAATGAAGATCAAAATATTGTACAAGATGACATTTCTTTGGATGTGTATGGGCAGCCTCTTGAAACAGAGTTTTGCAATGTGTGGAGTGCTACTAACACATGCAAAAATCTACAGGTACTAAATCCCATCCAAGTGCTTCAGGACAACAAtatagaacaaaataaaataaaagatgataaTGAACTTAAACAAAATTGTTCAGTTACACCTTTAAACAGAGATTTATTTCAGATGGAAATGTTAAGTCATAGGTCTGTCTCTGATAAAAGGTGGAGACAATATCAACTTCTGCAAGTTCCATTTTTATGTGGTACCAGTTCTATGCTTTCACAGATagaacacaagaaaaatatttttttagaaaaagtatgcagtacagaaaacaaagattattACAATAATGGTCATCAAACTACTACAGAAAgagataataaagaaaaatacaattcatATGTAATTCCAACATCAAAACCTTTTAAAAGTATAGAGCCACTGGAAATTCccaattttttaatgaaagaaaacacatttcattttcctagtatttcagataaaataaagaataaaatgccATCAACTAAATTGAAGGAGATGGATGGGAAAACTCCTAAAGACCTACCATCTTTGATGCCATCTAAACAGATATGTGCTGTGCAAAAAATATCTGAGATAGGGAACCAAAATCTGCAAAATGGTGAAAACATTGTAAAAGCATCATCTGCTGGTTCtgaatgtaaagaaaagaattacCAGTCGGTTAGCAAACAAGAGTACAGTGCTTGGGCGGAAGAAGACAAAGCATCTGCAACTTATTTCAGAGGTATCAACACAGATATTGAATGTAATCTAATATTTGttgaaagtgattttaaagataAGATGCTAGAGAAATCAGATGGTGAAGATGACCAGAAGTCAAGGATCCACATTTACATTAGTGCTAAAAAAGTTCAGAACAAGAAAGTTATCAGCAGTATGGATATTTTGAAGGGATTGGGGAGGAAGAACAGTCATAACAGGGTAACATTTAATATACAGAAAAGCATTCTAGCAGCAACAGAAGcattagagaaaaataagttaGACATTCACCATGGTCTGCGTAATTCCAATGCTGATATTAGATTGTATGAAGCAGCATCAAAACTATCTACAGAAGAAATACTTGATTTCAAAAGATATTTAACTAAAAACATTGTATTTGAAAGTAATTGTACTCCCATTGTTGTGCAGAATTTTCCAGATAAAAAAGTGAGTTTCAATATAGTGAGGGGAAAGAAATGGTTTAAATTAAGGTTTTCGTTTCAAAACTTGTTATTTGGAGCATTCAGGACATGGGCTGAATCTTTACATAAAAATATGCCCAAGTGTCAGGCTGATGGTATTCTacattgctttcatttctgtaaaacatTAAACAACCAGTGTTATACTCAAGAGTTAGTAAAGCGCAATATCAGTAGGAGCCACAACAAtaaaacatgcatttatttGCTGGCAATTGTTTCAAAGCATCTGAAGCTGAAACTACAAAAGACAattcttgcttcctttttcaATAAGAAGAAAGCTTTATTACCAACTGAAGGGAAGTTCATGCGAGTGGAGAAACATCCTTCATGTGGCAGAAAGCAAGTGCAGTTAAGTTCATGCACAGATAGTAATCTGAGGCAAAACACAgacttttataaaaaatatgaaacttaTCCAGGCATTGTAAAATCTAAATTTGTGAATACCATTAGTTTTGAATTGCATAATGAATGCCAGAGAAGACATTTTTCTAGAACTTCAGGTGATGAAAAGTCCACTTTCATAAACAGAGGGACCATCTTTCATAACCAAAAAAGAGGATTACCTAGGGGAAGATGTATCAGAAAGGACCACCTCTTGTCCAGAGGGAGTGAAAGATTTCTCAGCACCTATTTGAAGTCTGTAAGTCACAAAAAGGatatgaaaaagcaaattttaatttctaaatgcCTTATTTTGCTGCAGGGCAATTGTGATTGTTCTTCACTAGAGAAGATATTTTGCTCCAAAGTCACAAAAATGCAGTATCTGATAAGAGCAAATCTTAGATTTTTGACTTACCTTCCTGCTTATTCACAACTTAAATTTGAAAAGGTAAATTATAAATGTTCAAATCAGCAAATATTAGTAACTACAATAAAACAGGCAAAGAACGTATTGAAGAAAATGTTCATCAGCTGCTTTCATAGAGAAAGACTTATAGCTTTACCTTGTGTTTTAAATGACaatgaaaaacataaaacaactgGATTTAGAAATTGTATAAAGTCTACAAATGAAGTTATATATAAGAGGAAGAAATACTTGGATACTTTTAGTTATGTAAAAGCTGATAaccaggaatattttaaaaccaaaaagttACAAATAAGTTTGCATAATTTCATGTCTAAAAAAACTCTTCCAATTTTtgacacatacaaaaaaattcCGCTTAATAATGATTCTGAAGACTTTGACCAGCTCCTGCTTGTAAATCAATATAATTCTGTCAAAAAAATGACTACTGAGGAAAACACTATCAGTAGTTCAGAAAACATTGATAATTTGTCTGATAAATCAAAAGATGTTTTAGCTTTACCTGAGCAGTCAAAAACAACTATGGAAAAATGTTGTTCTCTCTTGTTACAAGACAGTcaaacaaagaaacctgaaTATTGCAAAGAAATAGATGCATGCAGCTTACATGTagccaatgaaaaaaaaattgtagatTTTCCAAATGCTTATTTAAGTTCTGGAAATATATTTGTTAGTTCCATAAGTGGTTATCAGTCTATCACTTCACCACTGCATAGCAGCACTTTAATCAGTAAAGATGGAGTAGTAAGTGATGATGGACGCTGCAGGAGTTGCTTaagtgcagaaaaacaaaaccgaTATGAAAGAATTCATGCCACTATGCACGATCTATCCACAGGAAGTCCTACTGTAACAGATATATACTTCCAATTACAGGCTAAAGaaacagtgtatttttctttacaaggaCATACTCAGACAAATAAGGCTGTCAGTTTAGAGGCAGCAACTTGGAAACAACATCTTGAATATGTAAAACAGGAAGAGATAAGTGATGAACAAATGCATGTAACTAATGAAAGTCAATGTGAGAGTGTAATGAATGACTTGATTATGTCATATTCAGAAGATGAATCTAAAACATTCAttgctgcagaagagaaattaaaaatgcatttatctgTAATGAACAATGGATGTCTTGAAGACATAAAAGATGAGTATTTACCTTcggaaaataaaatcacatatGAATTTGAACTGAAGAGGAAATTTGATTTAGTGCTAGAAGAGCTACGTATGTTTCATGAAATTAGCAAGGGAAACGAAAACAATTTATCTAGTGTGGAAACAAACTCACATAACAATTATCGTGCGTTAAATAATTCTGAGGGGATAGATGAAAATGTGGAAAgtgtttatgaaaagaaaacatgtgtTTCTTCTCCAGTCTGTGGTACTATAGAAGGGCAAAACATAACTGACAGTGATGAAAgttcatttaatgaaaaaatatcacaTGAAAATGAAGACCAAGAAGCACCTAAGGAGTATTGCATTTCAGGACTGCTAGGTGAAGAATTGATACATTCACCTGTTGCAGAAG GCGAATTTGATTCAGTTCATAAAATGCCATACACATGGGACCCTGCTTTTTTGTCCTGCATGCTTTCGAGGGAACAAAATTATAATTTACAGAAAGAGGGAg GATACTTTCTGTCACATGAAGTTGCAAGAGTACAGCCTCTTAAAACATGCAAGGGCCCCATCAGGATTGGTCTGTCAAGAAAAGCTAGACCCCAGAAGCTTCATCCTTACCTGAAATGA